In a single window of the Pseudomonas entomophila genome:
- a CDS encoding universal stress protein, translating into MSYEHLLVAVDLTEECDPVIKRAKAIALASGAKVSLVHIVEPMAMAFGGDVPMDLSQLQQQQFDQAKERMDRLFNKYPDINRGDSHLVYGQPRQEIHQLAKDQKCDLIVVGSHGRHGLALLLGSTANDVLHGAPCDVLAVRLLKKE; encoded by the coding sequence ATGTCCTACGAACACCTTCTGGTCGCCGTCGACCTGACCGAAGAATGCGACCCGGTGATCAAGCGCGCCAAGGCCATCGCCCTGGCCAGCGGTGCCAAGGTCTCCCTGGTGCACATCGTCGAGCCCATGGCCATGGCCTTTGGTGGCGATGTGCCAATGGATCTCTCGCAGCTGCAACAGCAGCAGTTCGACCAGGCCAAGGAGCGCATGGACCGCCTGTTCAACAAGTACCCGGATATCAACCGCGGTGATTCACACCTGGTCTACGGGCAACCACGCCAGGAGATCCACCAACTGGCCAAGGACCAGAAGTGCGATCTGATCGTGGTCGGCAGCCATGGCCGTCATGGCCTGGCGTTGTTGCTGGGCTCGACCGCCAATGACGTGCTGCATGGCGCGCCTTGCGACGTACTGGCGGTGCGGCTACTCAAGAAAGAATAA